In Nicotiana tabacum cultivar K326 chromosome 17, ASM71507v2, whole genome shotgun sequence, one DNA window encodes the following:
- the LOC142171901 gene encoding uncharacterized protein LOC142171901 has translation MENWDINNMISNYLNDWDISNFVCCYPNDLLDDGEKEDEMQEELEKLQNEQDNKEWDALCVITEKYGLQPTRIMSVYEKLGMFLMICAHGAGNRLIQEIFQHSGETIHRHIHSVLKSIGELARDIIRLQLNYNDGVGDHKPYNRRYLPFFKDCIGALDGTHVKARLPRGQEIPYIGRKGYPTQNILAVVDFNMCFTFAWVGWEGASHDSRIFGEALRRPELNFPHPLGNKYYLVDAGYPHMKGYMAPYKGADVRYHLADFRRGATRQLRAPRGRKEKFNYLHSSCRNIVERTFGVWKARWSILQDMHYYDIDIQRDIVIATMAIHNYIRKKCKVDDAFLTAEDERYIPSVDHDVGTSLGANSVNVENVENQSDNIWMATRDVIADDIWQYAERL, from the exons ATGGAAAATTGGGACATTAATAACATGATATCCAATTATCTAAATGATTGGGACATTAGCAACTTTGTATGTTGTTATCCAAATGATCTGCTAGATGATGGAGAGAAAGAAGATGAAATGCAAGAAGAATTGGAGAAACTTCAAAATGAGCAAGACAATAAGGAATGGGATGCATTATGTGTAATAACAG AAAAATATGGTCTTCAACCCACACGTATAATGTCTGTGTACGAGAAGCTAGGCATGTTTCTTATGATTTGTGCACATGGTGCCGGAAATCGATTGATACAGGAGATATTTCAACACTCAGGAGAAACAATTCATAGGCACATTCATAGTGTTCTAAAGTCCATTGGTGAGCTCGCAAGAGATATTATTAGGCTGCAATTGAATTATAATGATGGTGTAGGAGATCACAAGCCATATAATCGACGATATCTCCCTTTCTTTAAA GATTGTATTGGAGCACTTGATGGTACACATGTGAAAGCAAGATTACCGCGAGGCCAAGAGATACCTTATATAGGGCGTAAAGGTTATCCAACTCAAAATATTCTTGCCGTTGTCGACTTTAATATGTGTTTTACATTTGCATGGGTTGGCTGGGAAGGAGCATCTCATGACAGTCGTATATTTGGTGAGGCCCTTCGTAGACCAGAGCTTAACTTTCCACACCCATTGGGAAACAAATATTACCTAGTTGATGCAGGGTATCCACATATGAAGGGATATATGGCTCCATATAAAGGGGCTGATGTGAGATACCACCTAGCAGATTTTCGTCGAGGTGCGACACGACAATTGCGAGCACCAagaggaaggaaagaaaaatttaattatttacaTTCTTCATGTAGAAACATTGTGGAGCGTACATTTGGGGTATGGAAAGCGAGGTGGTCTATTTTGCAGGATATGCATTATTACGATATTGATATCCAGAGGGATATCGTCATTGCTACTATGGCCATTCAtaattatattagaaagaaatGTAAGGTGGATGATGCATTTCTAACAGCTGAGGATGAGAGATATATTCCATCTGTTGATCATGATGTTGGCACATCTCTGGGGGCTAATAGCGTAAACGTAGAAAATGTGGAAAATCAAAGTGATAACATTTGGATGGCTACTCGTGACGTGATTGCTGATGATATTTGGCAATATGCTGAACGCTTGTAA